The genomic stretch ctttcaaaaacagcaCATCTTTGTACCCTgaaaacactttgaaaaaccTGTTTACCAGGTACTTGTTGAGGATGACAAAATTTGACTTCTTAATTTGATTTGTAGACCTTTTTATAGGGCTTGGAGAGTTGTTGTCTAGCCCTAATGTCGGTATACAATGATTGGAGATGATTTTGCAGAAATCCTGGATACAGGATACTGTCAAATTATCTTTCTTTATGTTTTCCTCCAGGAGAATGAAGATCGGGTCGTATACGTCGCTGGATATCATGTATCGATGGTAGTAATTGTCGTTCAGGCACATTATGTTTTTGAACGTCCGCAGCGCCGTGAGTCGCAACTGTGGAATATGGTTCATCTCCATCAGTTTGCTTACAGATTTCAGGATCCCTTTTTCGAGAATAAAAGTCCTCGACATCATTCTGTTGTGTTCCGTACAGATAAATGAAACCATTTTGACAAGGTGTATCAAAAGTTGTTCATCTGTGTTTGCGGTTGTCGTTGTAGCACCGTTTTTCATATCTATGAGTGGGGAGAACAGTATTGGTGCGATTTGTTCGTAAAAATTGGAGAAATATCGTTTCAACTGAAGGTCTGTTAGATCTGGGTTTGTCACGTCAGATTTGTAATCCGCTGGCGTAGCAAATCCAGGATCGTCGTCTGGTCCCATTCCAAAGTTGAACTTATTCAGCATATGACTGTTATCGTAGCCTCGCTCAGCACCTTCCAGACATCCGTCTGGGTGAAGCAGCGTGGTGAGTGCTTGGACTACTTGCCCCCTCAACCCTGGAGATTTATCTGTCAGCAGAATAGTCGTTAGTACGGCCAGCAATTTCATGTCTTCCGTTTCTTCCCCACTGGAATTCCCCGAGGATGCAAGCTTGTCATTTTTCATGTCGACAGCGTCGTCCTCTTGCGACAGTTTCTCGTGTTGTACGTTTTGGATCAATAGAAGATCGTGTTCGATGATGGCTATAATCATGTCTGTCGCGAGGATCCGTGTGTTGCTGTCCGTCTCCATTTTAAATGCGTAGTAGAGGACGTTAAACAAACCTTTAGTCACAAGTGCCTTGTAAAAATTCGTCTTTTCCATTGGGTCCAAATTTTTAGACATCTGTACGCATTGGTGTAGCAGTTTGATCCCatcttttttcttttctgccAAATCATCCAATTCTGCGTTCTCTTTGACGTTCTCTGGGTTGTACAATGCCATTATTCGGTCCAAAAAGGAGTCTCTCTGGAGGAACGACATGATGCAGGTTTCCAAGTCCAGTAGAATGTCCATTATCAAGTTGAGGTTATGATCGTCCAAGAATCTGACGAGTACAACGTCTTTCAGGAACTGCAGCCTGAAGCATTTCTTGACGAGTTCTTTCAACTCTGCGTTCTTCAGGGGCAAAACCTCTTTAAAGATGGGTCCGCTTGTCATAAGGTAATGTCTGTGGTTTGCCTTCATTGTGGGGAATTCCGTGTCGTATTCTAGTATCCCAATAATGCCCATCACGTGCGAATCATCGACCATAAGTTCTAAGATATCCCTATTGCTGTACAGGATGAGTGTTTTCACTATGCTGCTCAACAGGAGAAGCACTTTCAACTGCTTGTTTTCCTCTgctttgttgaacaagttgatTAGCAGGTCTATGTAGCTAGATTGGAGCAAGAACTCTATCGTTTCGTTTTTCAGGTACTCATATGCGGTGTTCTCGTTCAAAGCTTTCAGGGACTCCATGAGTGTTGCCGTATCTTGTTCCTTCTCGACGGAGGGTAGGGACACTGGTCCTGCAATAATCTCATGAACAGATCCAGTACCGTTATTGCTCGCGCGCACAGCGACAAGCGAGATGTTATTCGCGACGTGCCGTTGCACTTGCACAATGAATCCGCACAGTGTGTCGCACCCCACACTCTCCTCAAAGCTGAGCGCTATATCGTGACCATCGACGTCCTTCCACACAATGAGTGTCTCCTCCTGCCGCTGGTATTCGATATTACCCTCCAGTTTCGACCGCAAAAGCGTCTCTGCTGGGCATTCCTCGTTGTTCACCACCAAAAAGGCACACTTTCCGGTCTCTGCACTGGGctcaccaccactaccagaCTCCCCTTCACCAGCTTCACTTTCACCAGACGGCTCATCTTTTCGCAACTCCTCGATCTCCCCAGTACAAAACCCGGTCCCCGTATCTTTCCACTCGTTATTCTCCAGCACATACACTTTAACGCGCTTCGGTTCTGTATCGCAGCAAATCGACGCGCCCTTCGCGTCTGCCTCGGAGTTTTCACCACCACCCTGTCTCATCCCAGCGCGCTCCTCTCGCGTCTCAGCAGCGGTTCCTGGAAACATCCCACCCGCTCTGCTCTTCTTACACGTCTATGAAAACAGCCCGAATGCAAAGAAACGCAGAACCGTCAAAACAAATCAATAACAGGGGGAAAGACAGCACAGTAAGCACAGTAGACGCACTCACCCTCTCACAAAAACCCTTCGAGATGGCGTGGGTGCCACAGGTGATGTCCTCATGCACTTGCAACAGTAAACAATCACGAACTTCACgtatttttcttgcaataagaaaaattttccagtcGCGAATTTTGAGGCGTTACACACGATACGTAGAGATGATCACATCAGTTTTGGGTCTTGTTTGGCTTCCCATTGGGTTGCTCACAGCTTCAGGATCTGGTTGACGCCCTTGTAATCGAATTGCTCGAATCCGTGCTGCTGGGCAAACTCTTGCGGGATGAATCTCCCCCCCACGTAGTGGACCGTCTTAGCAGGGTCGATGTGGTTCGTGCACGGTTTGGGTGCTGTCAGGGACACGAAGACCTTCGGGGTAAGGTGAGGTTTTTCGACGGGACCCGCGTCGACGTCCCATCCTGTCGGGATGTCTACCGCGACAATGGGGACGGATTCTTGCACGGCGTGCAATCTCTTGATAATCTCTGCGAAGGGTTCCCGCATGGGTGGCTTGAAGGAGAATCCGAAAATAGCGTCCACAACGCACAAGGTCCGGTCCGGGTTCAAGTACTGTGTCCAGTTTTCCGTCTCGGACAGCACGGGCacgttgaagaagtccaGCTGTTTTACAAGCTGCCCGTAGAACTCGGTCCGGCTGCTCCGCTTAGGGTAGTACACCACTGGGTCGTACCCAAACAACTTTAAGTGTCTTGCGCAGACGAGCCCATCACCACCGTTGTTTCCTGGACCAGCCACGATCAACACACCTTTCCTCGTTGCAGCGGGGGGGAATTCCCGCTGCACGGCCTCCGCGACGCTCAACCCAGCAAGCTCCATCAGCTGCTGCAATGTGAACCCGATCTTCGGGCCCATCAGCTCCTGGTCGATCTGCGCAGCCAGCTTTGAAGACACAACTCTCAACGATGACatgttgctgctgtggtcGTTACTCAGGGTGCTCTGTAAAACAGATTTGCAATATGGCGTCCAACAAAATATCACGCTCAAACGTATAAACAGGGCAATGCAGATcactactactacacaGTTATATACGCGACTACCTCTCCGCGAACTCATCCCTTCACATTTGCAGCAGAATCCTTTCTTCAACCCCTTGTTTGTTACATAATTGTACAATATACAAGAGGTAATCACCAGACACCAAGACTGTTGCTTCTTAAAGTCTCGGAGGGACCGGTAGAAGATAAACCTTTGTGTTACACATCTTGCCTTAATAAACGTTGGCAACTCTatcaatatatatatagtggATAATAGATGAAGCGTGGGCCATTAGCGGTCCAGTCACCTCTTAATGTCCGTCATCATGCTCTTGATACAACCCATGTCCTCGATGAGCAGTTTCCGCAGCCAAGAAGTCTCCCTGCTCTCCAACTCGAGCTCTTGTTCCAACTGGCTGATCCTTCGGTCCTTCTCCTTGACCAGCATCTCGCACGATTCTTGTACTTGCGATCGCAGTATCTGCTGTGCGCCAAGGATAGTCGATGCTGTGGTGGATGCGacagcggcagcggcagccGCGGTTGCCGCCTGGCTTATACGCGCCTGAGTCTGGTTATTCTGTTCGTTAGTCATTCGCAGGATCTCCTCAACGGCTTCGTCCTCCAGCGTGTTGATGTCGATGGACCCTAACGATCGCCGCTTCCATAACGCTTGATCTGGGGCACTCCCCATGCCCATGTACCCGCTGGAGGGCATCATGTTGAAGCCAATATTTGAGTGGATCCCACTGTCAATCGCAGTACCGGACGTAGGGCTTGGCGCGTGGCCGTAGTACCCTGACATCGCTTTGTTCATATCAAGGTTTCCACTGTCGTAGGCGACCGTGGTGCCGTCCTCGTCTACAGGGAGGTTCTGTAACTTCTCATTCAGTAGCTCGGGGAATGAGATGGACGTCTTCAGTTGATCACCTTGCTTCGGCACGTTAGATTCTTTTGCCGCCTTGGCGTTCTTCGTGGTACCCTTCCTCACACCACCACTCTTGTTGGACCCTGTTGCTGTGGGCTTCTTCCGCgtgtacttcttctttggtttcttgGAGGTGGGGGCCGGCGTAGTCACTGGAGGTGCCACGCTCGGAACACTGCTGTTGGGCGTATTGGACGCCGGATTGTTCAGTTTAGAATCTATGCCCGTTGCCGACGGCGTTTGGTTGGTCAACACGCTACTATTATCGTTTGGTGTGTTACTGCTTGAAACAACCCCCCTGTTGTACCCGCTAAGGTTGCCATTGAACTCTTGTAGGGTCTTCCCGTTTGGTATATTGATCATTTTCCCCATCTGGGCGTCATAAATCGCAAAGATACTCGAGGTAACCATCTGCCACAGTTGGTCATCGGCGAGTTCAGTGTCAGATTTGATCTGCCACAACTTGCCGTCCAACTTATGGAAGTACTTTGAGTACGGCGAGAGTGAGCAACTGATGTCCAGTTCCCTCATGATTTGTGCAAACCTGTGATACAGTTCTATTGCGGATTTTGGTACGGTAGACTTTTCGCCAATGCTGCTGCCAGATGTGATCAAGGCAGTGTAGAGTAAGGAAAGcttgttgaacagtggTGCATTCCAGTTACTGCCGTTTTGTGTAGTGGCTGCATTATTGGACTGCGATGCAAACAGGCTTGATGCCGGGTTGTGGGTAGTAGTATTATTGCTATCTATGCTGCTATTGATTGTACCATCCTGCTGGATGGCGGTTGTCGTTAGCGTGTTGTTATTATCATCGTAAGTATTTTTCGTTATTGTATTCGTTGGAGGGTCTATCGTGAGCGTTGGCGGCGACGCTTGTGCCGTCTGCGGGGAGTTTATTATATTTTGGAAGAGGCCGCTGTTGATAATCGTTTCACTAGACAGAAGGCAATACCCTCTGATGATATAAACGTCCAGTTTGGTTTCATGGTGGAGCACCGCAAACGGGCTCGGCGTATTCACTGCGTCTATTGCTCGTGTCATGGATGCAATATGGGAACTCGTCACGGCGGGCTCGTTTTCATTCGAAAGAAGATTACAATCAATCTCATTCATAAAGTGCTGATCTGGAGTGAAAAGGAAAGGTTGTGTATTGTAAAATAAATCCGGtaaaagaaagaaaaactaATCTCTCTGTGTTGTGCTCTTTTTCAACAGTATAATTGTGTGgtggaaaaattttgatgCGATGCAGGTATCTTGGTAGCTGATGATGTATTTGTTTGCTCAACGGCATCGATTTCTAAATTGTAagctcttcttctctgagAGCAAGAATTTCACCTtcgagaagaaaaaaaattaaaaaaaagattcaagTGGAGAAATCATAGAATTGTGGGAAGCAGAAAATTTGGGCATCTCATTTCAGGTTTAAGTAGTTCAAGCAAAACTGTTTCGGGGATGATAGCACGTGTATGAAGCTACATGATTCAAATTTACAAGAAGGTAGAGGAATGAAATATGCCGACATGATTCATGTATTGAATTATATAAAGAGTGTAGAAACTTATGGAATAAATGGGTGGTATAACACAGATACCACATAAAACTAGTGAGAAAAGGACAAGGGAATAAATTGATAGGGATAGtaaaaaaaacacaaagGAAATAAAAATATAACACAACTTTTTACAGTTTTTCAAGTAGATGATATGGATAATGATGGTAATATTAATATTAATAATGAATGCAATCGAAAATATGGAATGCAGGGAGAGAAAAAATGCCGAACAGGTGCGGGTTGGTGGATACAAAGTGTTGTCACGTAGGATTATGTGCTCTTGGTGTATCCAAGTGTGTAGCTATAATTGACGTTGTTTAGCGCGTTCCCTGCTGGAGGTCCTTGATGCTGAATGGAGTTGTTGGGGCTCGTCCCAGTGTTAGTGGGCGTATTTAAGTTGCGTTTGCTGTTGGGGCCCCTAACACCAAGTGGATTCTTGGAAAAGCTCAATCTTATACCGCCTTTGTTGCTGATTGTCGACCTTGGAAGTTTGCTGCCGTACAATTCGGCCAATGCTCTTGTCGCAAAACTGACATCGTCAAACTCAACAAAACACATAGGTCCATGACCGTTGCCGTTACCGTTTTTGTTTCTAAAAGACAGTCTTCTGAATCCCTGTTGAGCGGAAAACAGATGTCTCAATTCTTGTTCAGTGGCGTCAGGTGGCAGATTACCCACATACAACGTATTACAGGGTGGATTTTGGTCAGCAGGGTTCGCTGGAGGTGGGACCTTGGCTAGCAATGATAAGTCCGCCTGTGACATGGTTGACGAGCCTGCGACGTTTGCTGGAGCAACGGATGGATTTGTTGCCGGTTTCATACCACTGCCCATGGACGTTAAATCTATTGGC from Huiozyma naganishii CBS 8797 chromosome 6, complete genome encodes the following:
- the GCR2 gene encoding Gcr2p (similar to Saccharomyces cerevisiae GCR2 (YNL199C); ancestral locus Anc_2.50), with protein sequence MTRAIDAVNTPSPFAVLHHETKLDVYIIRGYCLLSSETIINSGLFQNIINSPQTAQASPPTLTIDPPTNTITKNTYDDNNNTLTTTAIQQDGTINSSIDSNNTTTHNPASSLFASQSNNAATTQNGSNWNAPLFNKLSLLYTALITSGSSIGEKSTVPKSAIELYHRFAQIMRELDISCSLSPYSKYFHKLDGKLWQIKSDTELADDQLWQMVTSSIFAIYDAQMGKMINIPNGKTLQEFNGNLSGYNRGVVSSSNTPNDNSSVLTNQTPSATGIDSKLNNPASNTPNSSVPSVAPPVTTPAPTSKKPKKKYTRKKPTATGSNKSGGVRKGTTKNAKAAKESNVPKQGDQLKTSISFPELLNEKLQNLPVDEDGTTVAYDSGNLDMNKAMSGYYGHAPSPTSGTAIDSGIHSNIGFNMMPSSGYMGMGSAPDQALWKRRSLGSIDINTLEDEAVEEILRMTNEQNNQTQARISQAATAAAAAAVASTTASTILGAQQILRSQVQESCEMLVKEKDRRISQLEQELELESRETSWLRKLLIEDMGCIKSMMTDIKR
- the PSY2 gene encoding Psy2p (similar to Saccharomyces cerevisiae PSY2 (YNL201C); ancestral locus Anc_2.48) → MFPGTAAETREERAGMRQGGGENSEADAKGASICCDTEPKRVKVYVLENNEWKDTGTGFCTGEIEELRKDEPSGESEAGEGESGSGGEPSAETGKCAFLVVNNEECPAETLLRSKLEGNIEYQRQEETLIVWKDVDGHDIALSFEESVGCDTLCGFIVQVQRHVANNISLVAVRASNNGTGSVHEIIAGPVSLPSVEKEQDTATLMESLKALNENTAYEYLKNETIEFLLQSSYIDLLINLFNKAEENKQLKVLLLLSSIVKTLILYSNRDILELMVDDSHVMGIIGILEYDTEFPTMKANHRHYLMTSGPIFKEVLPLKNAELKELVKKCFRLQFLKDVVLVRFLDDHNLNLIMDILLDLETCIMSFLQRDSFLDRIMALYNPENVKENAELDDLAEKKKDGIKLLHQCVQMSKNLDPMEKTNFYKALVTKGLFNVLYYAFKMETDSNTRILATDMIIAIIEHDLLLIQNVQHEKLSQEDDAVDMKNDKLASSGNSSGEETEDMKLLAVLTTILLTDKSPGLRGQVVQALTTLLHPDGCLEGAERGYDNSHMLNKFNFGMGPDDDPGFATPADYKSDVTNPDLTDLQLKRYFSNFYEQIAPILFSPLIDMKNGATTTTANTDEQLLIHLVKMVSFICTEHNRMMSRTFILEKGILKSVSKLMEMNHIPQLRLTALRTFKNIMCLNDNYYHRYMISSDVYDPIFILLEENIKKDNLTVSCIQDFCKIISNHCIPTLGLDNNSPSPIKRSTNQIKKSNFVILNKYLVNRFFKVFSGYKDVLFLKDLLDVDERLSNLENNKNSSNTNGLPPFNDEEDTVNMEDISMDSTDHEANAGQNKRRRSAEYDSFTAEMT
- the NNR1 gene encoding NADHX epimerase (similar to Saccharomyces cerevisiae YNL200C; ancestral locus Anc_2.49), whose product is MSSRRGSRVYNCVVVVICIALFIRLSVIFCWTPYCKSVLQSTLSNDHSSNMSSLRVVSSKLAAQIDQELMGPKIGFTLQQLMELAGLSVAEAVQREFPPAATRKGVLIVAGPGNNGGDGLVCARHLKLFGYDPVVYYPKRSSRTEFYGQLVKQLDFFNVPVLSETENWTQYLNPDRTLCVVDAIFGFSFKPPMREPFAEIIKRLHAVQESVPIVAVDIPTGWDVDAGPVEKPHLTPKVFVSLTAPKPCTNHIDPAKTVHYVGGRFIPQEFAQQHGFEQFDYKGVNQILKL